A genomic segment from Comamonas terrigena NBRC 13299 encodes:
- a CDS encoding COX15/CtaA family protein, which translates to MTEQALYDLAPVLELMLLGTLIALVPLLWVWRRNRHAGAQRRWQALAVLTLFLTFDLVLFGAFTRLTDSGLGCPDWPGCYGNASPLGAHAEITAAQTAMPTGPVTHGKAWVEMIHRYLATGVGVLIIALTVLAWRQHLRSPLRGAMHPAWASFTLFWVCLQGAFGALTVTMKLFPAIVTLHLLGGTVLLMLLCVQAVAHQQFGNATPPAPLPAALRHGAMACLALVFLQAALGGWVSTNYAVLACTTFPQCQGSWWPAMDFSQAFELWRPLGLQANGNPIHFEALTAIHYVHRLLAYAVVVALLTLAWKLRQQPVLAVQRKWLLGLLALQVATGLSNVVLDWPLVAAVLHTGGAAALVLVLTWSLATTRTAPSVSVLHAPQGARRARA; encoded by the coding sequence ATGACCGAGCAGGCACTCTACGATCTGGCACCCGTGCTGGAGTTGATGCTGCTCGGCACCCTCATCGCCCTGGTGCCCCTGCTGTGGGTCTGGCGCCGCAACCGGCATGCCGGGGCCCAGCGCCGCTGGCAGGCGCTGGCGGTGCTCACGCTGTTCCTCACCTTCGATCTGGTGCTGTTCGGCGCCTTCACCCGGCTGACCGACTCCGGCCTGGGCTGCCCCGACTGGCCCGGCTGCTACGGCAACGCCAGCCCGTTGGGCGCACACGCGGAAATCACCGCCGCCCAGACCGCCATGCCCACCGGCCCGGTCACCCATGGCAAGGCCTGGGTGGAAATGATCCACCGCTACCTGGCCACCGGCGTGGGCGTGCTGATCATCGCCCTCACCGTGCTGGCCTGGCGCCAGCACCTGCGCAGCCCGCTGCGCGGCGCCATGCACCCGGCCTGGGCCTCGTTCACGCTGTTCTGGGTCTGCCTGCAGGGCGCATTTGGCGCGCTGACGGTGACCATGAAGCTCTTCCCCGCCATCGTCACCCTGCACCTGCTGGGTGGCACGGTGCTGCTGATGCTGCTGTGCGTGCAGGCCGTGGCCCACCAGCAGTTCGGCAACGCCACCCCACCCGCCCCGCTGCCAGCCGCCCTGCGCCACGGCGCCATGGCCTGCCTGGCCCTGGTGTTTCTGCAAGCGGCCCTGGGCGGCTGGGTGAGCACCAACTACGCCGTGCTGGCCTGCACCACCTTCCCGCAGTGCCAGGGCAGCTGGTGGCCAGCCATGGACTTCAGCCAGGCGTTCGAGCTGTGGCGCCCGCTGGGCCTGCAGGCCAATGGCAACCCCATCCACTTCGAGGCGTTGACCGCCATCCACTACGTCCACCGCCTGCTGGCCTACGCCGTGGTGGTGGCCCTGCTGACCCTGGCCTGGAAGCTGCGCCAGCAGCCCGTGCTGGCCGTGCAGCGCAAATGGCTGCTGGGCCTGCTGGCCCTGCAGGTGGCCACCGGCCTGTCGAACGTGGTGCTGGACTGGCCCCTGGTGGCCGCCGTGCTGCACACCGGCGGCGCCGCCGCCCTGGTGCTGGTGCTGACCTGGTCGCTGGCCACCACCCGCACCGCCCCTTCTGTTTCTGTTTTGCATGCGCCCCAAGGCGCCCGGAGAGCTCGCGCATGA
- the cyoB gene encoding cytochrome o ubiquinol oxidase subunit I, with translation MAHEPIVLWTFIAVVLGGLVMMAALTKFRLWGPLWRDWICSIDHKKIGIMYMILGLVMFLRGFADAAMMRLQQAMAFGDNLGYLPPHHYDQIFTAHGVIMIFFVAMPFVTGLMNYLVPLQIGARDVSFPFLNNFSFWMTTAGAVLVMISLFLGEFSTSGWLALSNLGNQSGSTGLDYYIWALQIAGVGTTLSGINLIVTIIKMRAPGMNLMKMPVFVWTSLCTNALIVASFPMLTAALVLMSLDRYLGTHFFSNDFGGNAMLYVNLIWIWGHPEVYILVLPAFGVFSEIVATFSKKRLFGYTSMVYATVCITILSYLVWLHHFFTMGSGASVNTFFGITTMIISIPTGAKIFNWLFTMYKGRIKFDLPMMWTVAFMCTFAIGGMTGVLLAVPPADFVLHNSLFLIAHFHNVIIGGVVFAVFAAINYWYPKAFGYKLDVFWGKCSFWLWLVGFWVAFTPLYILGLMGVTRRANHFEDPSLQIWFIIAALGAAMIAAGIGCFLIQLVVSFFKRDQLRDESGDPWGGRTLEWATSSPPPQYNFAFTPVVHDIDAWWDMKKHSYQRPLAGFQPIHMPANTGAGVVISGLSLVLGFALIWHIWWLAGVSFAAVIVASIIHTFNYKRDFYIPAAEVVATEEARTLQLARHV, from the coding sequence ATGGCGCATGAGCCCATCGTGTTATGGACTTTCATCGCCGTGGTCCTGGGTGGCCTGGTGATGATGGCGGCACTGACCAAGTTCCGCCTCTGGGGCCCTCTGTGGCGCGACTGGATCTGCTCGATCGACCACAAGAAGATCGGCATCATGTACATGATCCTGGGTCTGGTCATGTTCCTGCGCGGCTTTGCCGACGCGGCCATGATGCGTCTGCAGCAGGCCATGGCCTTCGGCGACAACCTGGGCTACCTGCCTCCGCACCACTACGACCAGATCTTCACTGCCCACGGCGTGATCATGATCTTCTTTGTGGCCATGCCTTTTGTGACCGGCCTGATGAACTATCTGGTGCCGCTGCAAATCGGTGCGCGTGACGTGTCCTTCCCGTTCCTGAACAACTTCAGCTTCTGGATGACCACGGCCGGTGCCGTGCTGGTGATGATCTCCCTGTTCCTGGGCGAGTTCTCCACCTCGGGCTGGCTGGCACTGTCCAATCTGGGCAACCAGAGCGGAAGCACCGGTCTGGATTACTACATCTGGGCATTGCAGATTGCCGGTGTGGGCACGACGCTGTCGGGTATCAACCTGATCGTCACCATCATCAAGATGCGCGCGCCCGGCATGAACCTGATGAAGATGCCCGTCTTCGTCTGGACCTCGCTGTGCACCAACGCCCTGATCGTGGCGTCCTTCCCCATGCTGACCGCAGCCCTGGTGCTGATGTCGCTGGACCGTTACCTGGGTACCCATTTCTTCTCGAACGACTTCGGTGGCAACGCCATGTTGTACGTGAACCTGATCTGGATCTGGGGTCACCCTGAGGTGTACATCCTGGTGCTGCCGGCTTTCGGCGTGTTCTCGGAAATCGTGGCCACCTTCAGCAAGAAGCGTCTGTTCGGTTACACCTCCATGGTGTACGCGACGGTGTGTATCACCATCCTGTCCTACCTGGTGTGGCTGCACCACTTCTTCACCATGGGTTCGGGCGCCAGCGTGAACACGTTCTTCGGCATCACGACGATGATCATCTCGATCCCGACGGGCGCCAAGATCTTCAACTGGCTGTTCACCATGTACAAGGGCCGCATCAAGTTTGATCTGCCCATGATGTGGACCGTGGCCTTCATGTGCACCTTCGCCATCGGCGGCATGACCGGCGTGCTGCTGGCAGTGCCTCCGGCCGACTTCGTGCTGCACAACTCGCTGTTCCTGATCGCGCACTTCCACAACGTGATCATCGGCGGCGTGGTGTTTGCCGTGTTCGCCGCCATCAACTACTGGTATCCCAAGGCCTTCGGCTACAAGCTGGATGTGTTCTGGGGCAAGTGCTCGTTCTGGCTGTGGCTGGTGGGCTTCTGGGTGGCCTTCACGCCCCTGTACATCCTGGGCCTGATGGGTGTGACCCGCCGTGCCAACCACTTCGAAGATCCTTCGCTGCAAATCTGGTTCATCATCGCTGCGCTGGGCGCCGCCATGATCGCCGCCGGTATCGGCTGCTTCCTGATCCAGCTCGTCGTCAGCTTCTTCAAGCGCGACCAGCTGCGTGACGAGTCCGGCGACCCCTGGGGTGGCCGTACGCTGGAGTGGGCCACTTCCTCGCCTCCTCCCCAGTACAACTTTGCCTTCACCCCCGTGGTGCACGACATCGATGCCTGGTGGGACATGAAGAAGCACAGCTACCAACGTCCGCTGGCGGGCTTCCAGCCCATCCACATGCCCGCCAACACCGGCGCCGGCGTGGTGATCTCGGGCCTGTCGCTGGTATTGGGCTTTGCGCTGATCTGGCACATCTGGTGGCTGGCAGGCGTGTCGTTCGCAGCCGTGATCGTGGCTTCGATCATCCATACCTTCAACTACAAGCGTGACTTCTACATCCCGGCCGCCGAAGTGGTCGCCACGGAAGAAGCCCGCACTCTGCAGCTCGCTCGCCATGTCTGA
- a CDS encoding SURF1 family protein: MTVETSGARKRTRSTFTKAVLALAGIALFISFLSLGTWQVQRRAWKLDLIERIDQRVHAQPVAVPAPADWPRISKETHEYLPVSAQGRWLEGRSVLTQAVSELGAGFWLLTPLQQADGSQVLVNRGFVPTAERKAFADRIAAAAPGTAGAAAETVAVTGLLRLSEPKGGFMRENAAAEDRWHSRDVAAIAAAKGLAQAAPFFIDQGLPGQAVAENQWPRPGMTVIQFSNTHAVYALTWYGLALMVLLAAWLVVRHERRAREDAAA, encoded by the coding sequence ATGACGGTTGAAACTTCGGGGGCGCGCAAGCGCACCCGTTCCACCTTCACGAAGGCGGTGCTCGCGTTAGCGGGCATCGCCCTTTTTATTTCCTTCCTCAGTCTGGGGACGTGGCAGGTGCAGCGGCGCGCATGGAAGCTCGATCTCATCGAGCGCATCGACCAGCGCGTACATGCCCAGCCGGTGGCCGTGCCGGCACCGGCCGACTGGCCCCGGATCAGCAAGGAAACCCACGAATACCTGCCGGTGTCCGCGCAAGGCCGGTGGCTGGAAGGGCGCAGCGTGCTGACCCAGGCCGTGAGCGAGCTCGGTGCTGGCTTCTGGCTGCTGACGCCGCTGCAGCAGGCCGATGGCTCCCAGGTGCTGGTGAACCGCGGTTTCGTGCCGACCGCAGAGCGCAAGGCGTTTGCCGACCGCATTGCGGCCGCTGCCCCCGGTACCGCCGGTGCCGCCGCCGAGACGGTGGCCGTGACCGGCCTGCTGCGCCTGAGCGAGCCCAAGGGCGGCTTCATGCGCGAGAACGCTGCGGCCGAAGACCGCTGGCATTCGCGCGATGTGGCGGCCATTGCCGCTGCCAAGGGGCTGGCGCAGGCCGCGCCGTTCTTCATCGACCAGGGCCTGCCCGGCCAAGCCGTGGCCGAGAACCAGTGGCCCCGCCCCGGCATGACGGTGATCCAGTTCAGCAACACCCACGCGGTGTACGCGCTGACCTGGTACGGCCTGGCGCTGATGGTGCTGCTGGCCGCCTGGCTGGTGGTGCGCCATGAGCGCCGCGCGCGTGAAGACGCCGCTGCGTAA
- the cyoC gene encoding cytochrome o ubiquinol oxidase subunit III produces MSDIRHNAGAAGALAPREYHLAHEPHPENGTSLGFWLYLMSDCLIFAALFATFGVLGRNYAAGPTGKELFDLSLVAINTAFLLLSSITFGFAMLQKQKKNVGGTLTWLAITGVLGLCFLGVELYEFHHLIHQGATPQRSAFLSSFFTLVGTHGLHVTFGLIWLVTLMIQISKHGLIEANVRRINCLSMFWHFLDVVWIGVFTFVYLMGVL; encoded by the coding sequence ATGTCTGATATCCGTCATAACGCAGGCGCCGCAGGCGCCCTGGCTCCGCGGGAATACCACCTCGCGCACGAGCCCCATCCAGAGAACGGCACCTCGCTGGGCTTCTGGCTCTACCTGATGAGCGACTGTCTCATCTTCGCTGCCCTGTTCGCCACCTTTGGCGTGCTGGGTCGCAACTATGCCGCCGGCCCCACGGGCAAGGAACTGTTCGACCTGTCGCTGGTGGCCATCAACACGGCCTTCCTGCTGCTGTCGTCCATCACCTTCGGCTTTGCCATGCTGCAAAAGCAAAAGAAGAACGTCGGCGGCACGCTGACCTGGCTGGCCATCACCGGCGTGCTGGGTCTGTGCTTCCTGGGCGTGGAACTCTATGAGTTCCACCACCTGATCCACCAAGGTGCCACGCCCCAGCGCAGCGCCTTCCTGTCGTCGTTCTTCACGCTGGTGGGCACCCACGGCCTGCACGTGACCTTCGGCCTGATCTGGCTGGTCACGCTGATGATCCAGATCAGCAAGCACGGCCTGATCGAAGCCAATGTGCGTCGCATCAACTGCCTGTCGATGTTCTGGCACTTCTTGGACGTGGTCTGGATCGGTGTGTTCACCTTTGTGTATCTGATGGGGGTGCTGTAA
- a CDS encoding alpha/beta hydrolase, with protein MSELPASSPYTPSRRDWLTGALAAPALALAGCATQAESTASMTPSSNAQHWQPWSMPGVRSFDLPAAPLPGSNAARQHRVLVYVPEGTAPAGGWPVIYVLDGNLMFPFIAQLVHNRSARGPEMRSGSAVVVGLGHALPEHSGEVHDRTARTYDYTLPYNGVGPDSQGRAQGGADVFLDFIAQQLQPLLRTALPLHPQRQTLVGHSYGGLYTLHALFMRPGMFQRHVAASPSLWWGDGVVVQECQRFIARYGQQGQALPGALSLHLSQGSEELAGRRPANRPANPEREAAAQAARALGLGNTADLPAALAAVRGLDCSYQVWPGANHGGTQLYACMQAAQVGTAWDTAQG; from the coding sequence ATGTCTGAACTGCCTGCCTCCAGCCCGTATACCCCTTCCCGCCGTGACTGGCTCACCGGCGCCCTCGCCGCCCCGGCTCTGGCATTGGCGGGCTGTGCCACCCAGGCGGAATCGACAGCATCCATGACGCCTTCGTCCAACGCGCAACACTGGCAGCCCTGGTCCATGCCGGGGGTGCGCAGCTTCGACCTGCCGGCCGCCCCGCTGCCGGGCAGCAACGCGGCACGCCAGCACCGCGTGCTGGTGTATGTCCCGGAGGGCACGGCACCGGCTGGCGGCTGGCCGGTGATCTATGTGCTGGACGGGAATCTGATGTTCCCCTTCATCGCCCAGCTGGTACACAACCGCAGCGCCCGCGGACCGGAAATGCGCAGCGGCAGCGCCGTCGTCGTGGGCCTGGGCCATGCACTGCCGGAGCACAGCGGCGAGGTGCACGACCGCACCGCCCGCACCTATGACTACACCCTGCCGTACAACGGCGTGGGCCCCGACAGCCAGGGCCGCGCCCAGGGCGGGGCCGATGTGTTCCTGGACTTCATCGCCCAGCAGCTGCAACCGCTGCTGCGCACCGCCCTGCCCCTCCATCCCCAGCGGCAAACCCTGGTCGGCCATTCCTATGGCGGACTGTACACGCTACACGCCCTGTTCATGCGCCCCGGCATGTTCCAGCGCCACGTGGCAGCCAGCCCTTCGCTGTGGTGGGGCGATGGGGTGGTGGTACAGGAATGCCAGCGCTTCATTGCGCGCTACGGCCAGCAGGGCCAGGCGCTGCCCGGCGCTCTGAGCCTGCACCTGAGCCAGGGCAGCGAAGAGCTGGCCGGCCGCCGCCCTGCCAACCGCCCGGCCAATCCCGAGCGCGAAGCCGCCGCCCAGGCAGCGCGTGCGCTGGGCCTGGGCAACACAGCCGATCTGCCCGCGGCCCTGGCGGCCGTGCGCGGTCTGGACTGCAGCTACCAGGTCTGGCCCGGCGCCAACCATGGCGGCACCCAGCTCTACGCCTGCATGCAGGCCGCGCAGGTGGGCACCGCCTGGGACACCGCCCAGGGATGA
- a CDS encoding response regulator transcription factor yields MDTPRQLLLVEDDAAFARTLARSFERRGYQVIQASSADEVAELLQVHRPQYAVMDLKLAGNASGLSCVQMLHQHNPEALIVVLTGFASIATAVEAVKLGACHYLAKPSNTDDIEAAFGRLEGDAEVELTARATSIKTLEWEHIHETLAEVDFNISEAARRLGMHRRTLARKLEKRRVS; encoded by the coding sequence ATGGACACCCCACGCCAATTGCTGCTGGTTGAAGACGATGCCGCCTTCGCCCGTACGCTGGCGCGCTCGTTCGAGCGGCGTGGCTACCAGGTGATCCAGGCCTCCAGCGCGGACGAGGTGGCCGAGCTGCTGCAGGTGCACCGCCCGCAGTATGCGGTGATGGACCTGAAGCTGGCGGGCAATGCCTCGGGCCTGAGCTGCGTGCAGATGCTGCACCAGCACAACCCCGAGGCGCTGATCGTGGTGCTGACGGGCTTTGCCAGCATTGCCACCGCCGTCGAAGCCGTGAAGCTGGGCGCCTGCCACTACCTGGCCAAGCCGTCCAATACCGACGACATCGAAGCCGCGTTCGGCCGCCTGGAAGGCGATGCCGAGGTGGAGCTGACGGCGCGGGCCACCAGCATCAAGACGCTGGAGTGGGAACATATCCACGAGACCCTGGCCGAGGTGGATTTCAACATCTCCGAAGCCGCACGCCGGCTGGGCATGCACCGCCGCACCCTCGCCCGCAAGCTGGAAAAACGCAGGGTGAGCTGA
- a CDS encoding ATP-binding protein — MLFAAEPSSSRVERNTERKNLRLLIQLRWLAVVGQVITISLVHSGMGIALPLLPMMAVVSALALTNLGYMLWLQWRPATVTPRVLFGALLADVVALALQLYLSGGVNNPFIYLFLLQVILGTVLLRPQYAWAMVGITAVCVVALAFCYQPLPVVLGGGLPNLYTLGLLICFALTTILMVVFITQVVSNLRQRDSRLADMRQRASEEEHIVRMGLLATGAAHELGTPLATMSVILGDWQHMRQVREDADMMADLAEMQEQLLRCKAIVNGVLLSAGETRAAGLESTTLLQFLEQLVARWRQHHEPEKFFFTHQLERDVPILSDTALEQVICNVLDNAFEASPQEVHLHLERSDDQLELVVRDLGPGFTEAILANLGKPYQSTKQGRPGRGVGLFLVVNVVRSLGGSVQAGNRMHGGAEVRIRLPLASITLENDHGHPTPIAAG, encoded by the coding sequence GTGCTGTTTGCTGCCGAACCTTCCTCCTCCCGCGTTGAACGCAACACGGAACGCAAGAACCTGCGCCTGCTGATCCAGCTGCGCTGGCTGGCCGTGGTGGGGCAGGTCATCACCATCTCGCTGGTGCATTCGGGCATGGGCATTGCCCTGCCGCTGCTGCCGATGATGGCCGTGGTCTCGGCCCTGGCGCTGACCAATCTGGGCTATATGCTGTGGCTGCAGTGGCGCCCGGCCACCGTCACGCCCCGGGTGCTGTTCGGGGCCTTGCTGGCCGATGTGGTGGCCCTGGCGCTGCAGCTGTATCTGAGCGGGGGGGTGAACAACCCCTTCATCTATCTGTTCCTGCTGCAGGTCATTCTGGGCACGGTGTTGCTGCGCCCGCAGTACGCCTGGGCCATGGTGGGCATCACCGCCGTCTGTGTGGTGGCGCTGGCGTTCTGCTACCAGCCGCTGCCGGTGGTGCTGGGCGGGGGGCTGCCCAATCTGTACACCCTGGGCCTGCTGATCTGCTTTGCGCTGACCACCATCCTGATGGTGGTGTTCATCACCCAGGTGGTGTCCAACCTGCGCCAGCGCGACAGCCGCCTGGCCGACATGCGCCAGCGCGCCAGCGAGGAAGAGCACATTGTGCGCATGGGCCTGCTGGCCACCGGCGCTGCCCATGAACTGGGCACGCCGCTGGCCACCATGTCGGTGATCCTGGGAGACTGGCAGCACATGCGCCAGGTGCGCGAGGATGCCGACATGATGGCCGATCTGGCCGAAATGCAGGAACAGCTGCTGCGCTGCAAGGCCATCGTCAACGGCGTGCTGCTGTCGGCGGGCGAGACGCGGGCGGCCGGGCTGGAATCGACCACGCTGCTGCAGTTCCTGGAGCAGCTGGTGGCGCGCTGGCGCCAGCACCACGAGCCCGAGAAATTCTTCTTCACCCACCAGCTCGAACGCGATGTGCCCATCCTCTCGGATACCGCGCTGGAGCAGGTGATTTGCAATGTGCTGGACAATGCTTTCGAGGCATCGCCGCAGGAGGTGCACCTGCACCTGGAACGCAGCGACGACCAGCTGGAACTGGTGGTGCGCGACCTGGGCCCCGGCTTCACCGAGGCCATCCTGGCCAACCTGGGCAAGCCCTACCAGTCCACCAAGCAAGGCCGTCCGGGCCGGGGCGTGGGGCTGTTCCTGGTTGTGAACGTGGTGCGCTCCCTGGGCGGCAGCGTGCAGGCCGGCAACCGCATGCACGGCGGTGCCGAGGTGCGCATCCGCCTGCCGCTGGCATCCATCACTCTGGAGAACGACCATGGACACCCCACGCCAATTGCTGCTGGTTGA
- the cyoE gene encoding heme o synthase, with product MNAEVLTSPSRWTQFYALTKPRVVQLIVFCAFIGMVLAVPGLPTAAQWVHMAVACIGIWLVAGAAAAFNCLVERHIDARMKRTSWRPTAKGELSPQQALAFSALLCTVGAAILLAFTNTLTMWLTLATFIGYAVIYTVVLKPATPQNIVIGGASGAMPPVLGWAAMTGDVGPEALILFLIIFLWTPPHFWALALYRVEDYKKSGLPMLPVTHGPRYTQLQILLYTLVLFAGCLLPVIFGMSGWLYLAVASVLCLGFSWYALRLWMNYSDALARKTFRFSLIHLSGVFAALLIDHYLVGTVY from the coding sequence ATGAATGCCGAAGTCCTTACCTCCCCGTCGCGGTGGACCCAGTTCTACGCCCTGACCAAGCCCCGCGTGGTGCAGCTGATCGTGTTCTGCGCCTTCATCGGCATGGTGCTGGCCGTCCCCGGCCTGCCCACCGCCGCCCAGTGGGTGCACATGGCCGTGGCCTGCATCGGCATCTGGCTGGTGGCCGGCGCGGCCGCCGCCTTCAACTGCCTGGTGGAACGCCATATCGATGCGCGGATGAAGCGCACCAGCTGGCGCCCCACAGCCAAGGGCGAGCTCTCGCCGCAGCAGGCACTGGCCTTCTCGGCCCTGCTGTGCACCGTGGGTGCTGCCATCCTGCTGGCCTTCACCAACACGCTGACCATGTGGCTGACATTGGCCACCTTCATTGGCTACGCGGTGATCTACACCGTGGTGCTCAAGCCCGCCACCCCCCAGAACATCGTGATCGGCGGCGCGTCCGGTGCCATGCCTCCCGTGCTGGGCTGGGCCGCCATGACCGGCGATGTGGGCCCCGAAGCGCTGATCCTGTTCCTGATCATCTTCCTGTGGACCCCGCCCCACTTCTGGGCCCTGGCGCTGTACCGCGTGGAAGACTACAAGAAGTCCGGCCTGCCCATGCTGCCAGTGACCCACGGCCCGCGCTACACCCAGCTGCAGATCCTGCTGTACACGCTGGTGCTGTTTGCCGGTTGCCTGCTGCCGGTCATCTTCGGCATGAGCGGCTGGCTCTACCTGGCCGTGGCCAGCGTGCTGTGCCTGGGCTTCAGCTGGTATGCGCTGCGCCTGTGGATGAACTATTCCGACGCGCTGGCACGCAAGACCTTCCGCTTCTCGCTGATCCACCTCAGCGGCGTGTTTGCCGCCCTGCTGATCGACCACTATCTGGTGGGCACGGTGTACTGA
- a CDS encoding YqaE/Pmp3 family membrane protein: protein MRLLLALLLPFSVFFTIGRPFSGLLCLILQITVIGWIPAAIWAVYALSQYKTDQKIKDALGKR from the coding sequence ATGCGACTGCTTCTGGCCCTGCTGCTGCCTTTCTCAGTGTTCTTCACCATCGGCCGTCCGTTTTCCGGCCTGCTGTGCCTGATCCTGCAGATCACGGTGATCGGCTGGATTCCTGCGGCCATCTGGGCCGTCTACGCGCTGAGCCAGTACAAGACCGACCAGAAGATCAAGGACGCGCTGGGCAAGCGCTGA
- a CDS encoding YbhB/YbcL family Raf kinase inhibitor-like protein: MTTFTLSSPDIPAGGSVPAHFEADVFGCGGRNESPVLQWTGAPADAQSFAVTVYDPDAPTGSGWWHWLVVDLPAGTSELSANAGAKGSRTLPAGARQMRNDYGAFAWGGMCPPPGDKPHRYIFTVHALSVPKLDIPDDATAALTGFMVNATTIAKASFTSTYARPA, from the coding sequence ATGACCACTTTCACCCTGAGCAGTCCCGACATTCCCGCTGGCGGCAGCGTGCCCGCCCACTTCGAGGCCGATGTGTTTGGCTGCGGCGGTCGCAACGAATCGCCCGTGCTGCAGTGGACCGGTGCCCCGGCCGACGCCCAGAGCTTTGCCGTGACCGTGTACGACCCGGACGCACCCACCGGCAGCGGCTGGTGGCACTGGCTGGTGGTGGACCTGCCCGCAGGCACCAGCGAACTGTCGGCCAATGCCGGCGCCAAGGGCAGCCGGACCTTGCCCGCTGGCGCGCGCCAGATGCGCAACGACTACGGTGCCTTTGCCTGGGGCGGCATGTGCCCCCCGCCCGGTGACAAGCCGCACCGCTACATCTTCACCGTGCACGCGCTGTCGGTGCCCAAGCTGGACATCCCGGACGACGCCACGGCCGCGCTGACCGGTTTCATGGTCAACGCCACCACCATCGCCAAGGCGTCGTTCACCTCGACCTACGCCCGTCCGGCGTAA